In Candidatus Dependentiae bacterium, one DNA window encodes the following:
- a CDS encoding phosphoglycerate kinase yields the protein MNFIKNMDLKNKRVFLRADLNIPISQDGKIIENYKLKQILPTINYIQENGGKVILATHIGRPDPKEHTNFYDETLSTKILIPWFEENGYEIKYKIDLIKAENFSHENFSKILLLENLRFYHGEKGNSLERENFAQILKKLADIYINDAFALIHRDDCSINELILKFSPKDRGFGFLIDKEIKELNKIKYNPEKPFLVILGGNKLETKIPLLEYFLDKDEKTKPNSIIIGGAISYTFLASQGFNMGQSIVDNTKIDFAKKFLEKAKEKDIKILLPIDHVTIFGIQNTKNFQENESAIDIGPDSIKLFSDEIIKAKTIFINGTMGIYMQPESSTGSKEILNTIANSDSYKIAGGGDCIAAINLFNLQDKFNFLSTGGGATLDYLAKDVDAQELPGLKNL from the coding sequence ATGAATTTTATAAAAAATATGGATTTAAAAAATAAACGAGTTTTTTTAAGAGCCGACTTAAACATACCAATTTCTCAAGATGGTAAAATTATTGAAAACTATAAATTAAAACAGATCTTGCCAACAATAAATTATATACAAGAAAACGGAGGCAAAGTAATTTTGGCAACACACATAGGAAGACCTGACCCCAAAGAGCACACTAATTTTTATGATGAAACACTTTCAACTAAAATATTAATTCCTTGGTTTGAAGAAAATGGTTATGAGATAAAATATAAAATTGATCTTATAAAAGCCGAAAATTTTAGTCATGAAAATTTCAGCAAAATTTTGTTACTTGAAAACTTACGTTTTTATCATGGAGAAAAAGGAAACAGTCTTGAGCGAGAAAATTTTGCCCAAATTTTAAAAAAGCTTGCAGATATTTATATAAATGATGCATTCGCGTTAATTCACCGAGATGATTGTTCAATAAATGAACTGATTTTAAAATTTTCGCCCAAAGATAGAGGTTTTGGATTTTTAATCGATAAAGAGATAAAAGAATTAAACAAAATTAAATATAATCCTGAAAAGCCATTTTTAGTAATTTTAGGTGGAAATAAACTTGAAACAAAAATACCTTTATTGGAATATTTTTTAGATAAAGATGAAAAAACAAAACCGAATTCAATAATAATTGGTGGAGCTATTTCATATACTTTTTTAGCTTCTCAAGGCTTTAATATGGGTCAATCCATTGTAGATAATACAAAAATCGATTTTGCAAAAAAATTTTTAGAAAAAGCAAAAGAAAAAGATATTAAAATATTGTTACCGATTGATCATGTAACGATTTTTGGAATTCAAAATACAAAAAATTTTCAAGAAAATGAAAGTGCCATTGATATAGGCCCTGATAGTATAAAATTATTTTCAGACGAAATAATAAAAGCTAAAACTATTTTTATAAACGGCACTATGGGAATTTATATGCAACCGGAAAGTTCTACAGGGTCAAAAGAAATATTAAATACAATTGCAAACTCCGATAGTTATAAAATTGCCGGCGGCGGCGATTGCATTGCAGCAATAAATCTATTTAATTTGCAAGATAAGTTTAATTTTTTATCAACAGGTGGCGGCGCCACGCTTGATTATTTGGCAAAAGATGTTGATGCTCAAGAATTGCCGGGGCTTAAAAATTTATAG
- a CDS encoding GIY-YIG nuclease family protein, with protein MNNYFIYMLTNKPYGTLYIGVTNNLKRRITEHKLKIADSFTKKHNLNLLVYIEQFDYIEDAIAREKQLKGWHRNWKIKLIEKFNSAWHDLFYTIFEKDKEYEDWILNQVQDDTSSSYD; from the coding sequence ATGAATAATTACTTTATTTACATGCTTACAAATAAACCATATGGAACACTATATATAGGCGTAACCAATAATTTAAAACGTCGAATAACAGAGCATAAGCTTAAAATTGCAGATAGCTTTACGAAAAAACATAATTTAAATTTATTGGTATATATAGAACAATTTGACTACATTGAAGATGCAATTGCCAGAGAAAAGCAGTTAAAAGGTTGGCATCGAAATTGGAAAATAAAATTAATTGAAAAATTCAATTCTGCTTGGCATGATTTGTTTTACACTATATTTGAAAAAGATAAAGAATATGAAGACTGGATCCTGAATCAAGTTCAGGATGACACATCATCTTCTTACGATTAA